From Actinomycetota bacterium, the proteins below share one genomic window:
- a CDS encoding type II toxin-antitoxin system PemK/MazF family toxin yields the protein MRRGEIWWADLGTAKGSSPAKRRPVLVVQADAFNDSHIATVMAAVITSNLRLAAAPGNVRLSKRTSQLPKESVVNVSQVVTLNKTDLSQHVSTLARDTMTAVDDGLRLALGI from the coding sequence ATGCGCCGTGGTGAGATCTGGTGGGCCGATCTGGGCACGGCGAAGGGTTCGTCGCCGGCCAAACGCCGCCCGGTGCTCGTGGTCCAGGCCGACGCCTTCAACGACAGCCACATCGCAACGGTGATGGCGGCGGTCATCACCTCCAACCTGCGCCTCGCTGCGGCCCCCGGAAACGTTCGGCTTTCGAAACGGACTTCGCAACTGCCGAAGGAATCGGTCGTAAACGTGTCCCAGGTGGTCACGCTGAACAAGACAGACCTCTCGCAACATGTCTCGACGCTGGCTCGCGACACAATGACAGCCGTCGATGACGGCCTCCGCCTGGCTCTCGGAATCTGA
- a CDS encoding carboxypeptidase regulatory-like domain-containing protein encodes MKILFVVVVVLLAGCSSSPSATTVTFSVQGHVHAGPTCPVMREPPDPDCADRPVVGAELLVWGPADNEVARTRTDGQGRFSLDLPAGTYTLVPQPVEGLLGTASEQQFTVPETEPLDVAYDTGIR; translated from the coding sequence GTGAAGATCCTCTTTGTCGTCGTGGTCGTGTTGTTGGCCGGCTGCTCGTCGAGCCCGTCGGCCACGACGGTCACGTTCTCGGTGCAGGGCCATGTGCACGCAGGGCCGACCTGCCCGGTGATGCGTGAGCCGCCCGATCCGGACTGCGCCGACCGGCCCGTGGTCGGCGCGGAGCTCCTCGTGTGGGGACCCGCCGACAACGAGGTCGCCCGCACGCGGACGGACGGGCAGGGCCGGTTCAGTCTGGATCTGCCGGCAGGTACCTACACGCTGGTCCCCCAACCGGTCGAGGGCCTGCTCGGCACCGCCTCCGAGCAGCAGTTCACCGTGCCCGAGACCGAACCACTCGATGTCGCCTACGACACCGGCATCCGGTGA